In Mycobacterium sp. Aquia_216, a genomic segment contains:
- the eccE gene encoding type VII secretion protein EccE, whose product MTTRSATRPVRAQPEALSRLVATTAITPQRILPISNLLAGQFFVAAGVAGEELLHRPGWYGAAVGLVIAVAMLVPVRGGSLPHHVVERLGFWYDRRRRGRRPHSFETFDAELSEGAQIGFHWDGKVLVSLMRIEQNPQALTIMEPAMTVSGEMISLRMLAECLQQFDISLESIDVVSRGVRVRSRDHIGAVYDAVLGPLPAIAARTVYVAVRMDPTRCPAAVRHRGGGWEGIVRTAATATRRVGNRLVDAGLRPHIVTAAEIAAVTEELSGGMELHDLDETWQACRNGRLELRTFFLKPSMFTASGLGLLWTVPTQSTTICVTLRREERDDLIKLRGLVRFDTYGRTRVDLPGLGQLPGRQYAALVCALPVPSPRRALRHWVFGKGLESVGELALPASGCGQLVGADERGRAVAVPLFGPRVQRVEMCGTLHLAQQVVLRSLALGARVRVHTGRSAAWRAMAEQVGDHELLNINGHNAEAAPTGRASEYSVEMFDGVAERIVRDAVTTMVVKPSHAPLAENADVTLQLLDHDRDLVRVGTRSESAIVTMVATDDEMHYIKSSLDIAD is encoded by the coding sequence GTGACCACTCGGAGCGCAACCCGCCCAGTCCGAGCGCAACCGGAGGCGTTGTCACGGTTGGTGGCGACGACCGCGATCACGCCGCAGCGCATCTTGCCGATATCGAACCTGCTGGCAGGGCAATTCTTCGTTGCGGCAGGCGTCGCCGGCGAAGAGTTGCTACACCGACCCGGCTGGTACGGCGCGGCAGTCGGTTTGGTCATCGCGGTGGCAATGCTCGTCCCCGTCCGCGGCGGATCTCTGCCGCACCATGTGGTGGAACGGCTCGGCTTCTGGTATGACCGTCGCCGTCGCGGGCGCCGGCCCCACAGTTTCGAGACTTTCGACGCCGAACTGTCCGAAGGCGCACAGATCGGATTCCATTGGGACGGCAAGGTCCTGGTATCGCTGATGCGCATCGAGCAGAATCCGCAGGCGTTGACGATCATGGAACCCGCCATGACCGTCTCGGGGGAAATGATCTCGCTGCGAATGCTCGCGGAATGCCTGCAACAGTTCGACATTTCGCTGGAGTCCATCGACGTGGTCAGCCGCGGTGTGCGAGTGCGAAGCCGCGACCACATCGGAGCGGTTTACGACGCCGTCCTTGGACCGTTGCCGGCAATCGCTGCACGTACGGTCTACGTAGCCGTACGTATGGATCCGACCCGGTGTCCCGCCGCAGTGCGACACCGAGGCGGAGGATGGGAAGGCATCGTGCGAACCGCCGCCACAGCCACCCGCCGGGTCGGCAACCGGCTGGTCGACGCCGGGCTGCGGCCACACATCGTGACTGCGGCCGAGATCGCTGCGGTAACCGAAGAACTGTCGGGCGGAATGGAATTGCATGACCTGGATGAGACGTGGCAGGCCTGCCGCAATGGACGGTTGGAGCTACGCACCTTCTTCCTCAAGCCGTCGATGTTCACCGCCTCGGGTCTCGGTCTGTTGTGGACTGTGCCGACCCAGTCGACGACGATCTGTGTGACACTGCGCCGCGAAGAGCGCGACGACCTGATCAAGCTTCGTGGCTTGGTGCGGTTCGACACGTATGGACGCACCCGGGTCGACCTGCCCGGTCTCGGGCAGCTGCCCGGCAGGCAGTACGCCGCGTTGGTGTGCGCCCTGCCGGTGCCGTCGCCGCGACGAGCGCTGCGGCACTGGGTGTTCGGGAAAGGGCTCGAGTCCGTCGGGGAACTCGCGTTGCCGGCGTCCGGATGCGGCCAGCTGGTCGGGGCCGACGAGCGCGGGCGCGCGGTCGCGGTGCCGCTATTCGGTCCGCGCGTGCAACGAGTCGAGATGTGTGGCACCTTGCACCTGGCCCAGCAAGTGGTGCTGCGATCCTTGGCGCTGGGCGCCCGCGTTCGCGTCCACACCGGACGGTCCGCCGCCTGGCGCGCGATGGCAGAGCAAGTCGGTGACCACGAGCTGCTGAATATCAACGGCCACAACGCGGAGGCGGCCCCGACGGGCAGGGCAAGTGAATACTCGGTGGAAATGTTCGACGGCGTCGCCGAGCGCATTGTGCGGGACGCGGTGACAACCATGGTGGTCAAACCATCGCACGCGCCGCTCGCCGAGAATGCTGATGTGACATTGCAATTGCTCGACCACGATCGCGATCTGGTGCGCGTGGGCACCCGCTCGGAGTCGGCCATCGTAACCATGGTGGCCACCGATGACGAGATGCATTACATCAAGTCGTCGCTCGACATCGCGGACTGA
- a CDS encoding DUF5336 domain-containing protein, with product MTGTSDHPDYPGYGTYGWNSPGDKASGEQPDQLDRALWIAVTVLGPLIFAVSLDSPVVLDFPVRFGVLAATVSAVSLLSGQPRRAWLVVVLAVTGFSDALLTSIRVGNPHWALTVVTVLNALQALVAAGAMLHEARVVRSAKLATTADYSAYIRLVEAYQAYQAYTTQYQQPPPEPETGPGQAAARGQAGASVDAAEVARESFAELQARYARHGVGAPAQHSRGSGGARVAGPVTDPGMPGANRGAPEDPYRSYRQNSGTGTVEPTGP from the coding sequence ATGACGGGGACATCGGACCACCCGGACTATCCGGGCTACGGGACATATGGCTGGAATTCGCCGGGGGACAAGGCGTCCGGGGAACAGCCGGACCAGCTGGACCGGGCACTGTGGATCGCGGTCACCGTCCTCGGGCCGCTGATCTTCGCGGTCAGCCTCGACTCACCGGTGGTGCTGGACTTTCCGGTGCGGTTCGGCGTGCTGGCCGCAACCGTGTCGGCGGTGAGCCTGCTGTCCGGCCAGCCCCGCCGTGCCTGGCTCGTCGTCGTGCTCGCCGTCACCGGCTTCTCCGACGCGCTGCTCACCTCGATCAGGGTCGGCAATCCGCACTGGGCGCTGACCGTCGTCACAGTGCTCAACGCACTGCAGGCGCTCGTCGCGGCAGGCGCAATGCTCCACGAGGCCAGAGTTGTTCGGTCGGCCAAACTCGCGACAACAGCGGACTATTCGGCGTACATCCGCCTGGTCGAGGCCTACCAGGCATACCAGGCCTACACGACGCAATACCAGCAGCCGCCCCCGGAACCGGAGACCGGTCCCGGACAAGCTGCCGCACGCGGCCAGGCCGGCGCCAGCGTCGATGCCGCGGAGGTGGCCAGGGAATCCTTCGCGGAACTGCAGGCCAGATACGCCCGGCACGGTGTGGGCGCCCCTGCTCAGCACTCGCGTGGCTCGGGCGGCGCCCGGGTAGCAGGACCGGTGACCGATCCCGGTATGCCCGGCGCGAATCGTGGCGCACCGGAAGACCCCTACCGCTCCTACCGGCAGAATTCCGGGACCGGCACCGTCGAGCCCACCGGGCCCTAG
- a CDS encoding alpha/beta hydrolase: MDYLLDPELAAVASAVPTMDLADLASARESQRLAVAQLPKYESRTPITTTDVVVADRHDFAEVPVRIYASADRVTPAATLLYLHGGAYVMGDLTLADSTARMLVERAGVTVVAVDYRLAPEHPYPAGLADSYAALQWVADHGGDFGFDPDRLGVLGESAGGGLAAALTLLARDREGPGLRAQFLDAPTIDDRLNTPSMTTLVDTPVWQSVNSPHSWRYYLRGTAEPGGAGVPLYAAPARATVDDLGRLPPAFVTAYQVDPTRDEGLDYARMLIQAGVPTEVHHYAQAFHMAHIIPGTAIGVRIIADRIGAIRRMLNA, from the coding sequence ATGGATTATCTACTCGATCCGGAGCTTGCGGCCGTGGCGAGCGCCGTGCCGACGATGGACCTCGCCGACCTGGCGTCCGCACGTGAGAGCCAACGGCTCGCGGTCGCGCAACTGCCGAAATACGAGTCCCGGACGCCGATCACGACGACGGATGTCGTCGTCGCGGATCGACATGACTTCGCGGAGGTACCGGTTCGGATCTATGCGTCGGCTGATCGGGTAACCCCTGCGGCCACACTGCTGTACCTGCACGGCGGCGCCTACGTCATGGGCGACCTGACCCTCGCGGACTCCACCGCGCGAATGCTCGTCGAACGGGCCGGAGTCACCGTCGTGGCCGTCGATTACCGGTTGGCACCCGAACACCCCTACCCCGCGGGCTTAGCGGACAGCTACGCGGCCCTGCAGTGGGTCGCCGATCACGGCGGAGACTTCGGGTTCGATCCGGACCGTCTCGGTGTGTTGGGCGAGAGCGCGGGCGGCGGCCTTGCCGCGGCACTCACGCTACTCGCCCGCGATCGCGAGGGGCCTGGCCTGAGAGCTCAATTTCTCGACGCGCCAACCATCGATGATCGACTGAACACCCCGTCGATGACGACGCTTGTCGACACGCCCGTCTGGCAGTCCGTCAACTCCCCGCACAGTTGGCGCTATTACTTGCGCGGCACCGCGGAGCCGGGCGGCGCCGGCGTCCCGCTCTACGCGGCACCCGCCCGCGCCACGGTCGACGACCTGGGCCGGCTTCCGCCCGCGTTCGTCACCGCCTACCAGGTCGATCCGACCAGGGACGAGGGTCTCGACTACGCGCGCATGCTGATTCAGGCCGGCGTACCCACGGAGGTCCACCACTACGCTCAAGCGTTCCACATGGCCCACATCATCCCGGGAACCGCCATCGGGGTCCGCATCATCGCAGATCGAATCGGGGCGATCCGGCGGATGCTGAATGCGTGA
- the eccA gene encoding type VII secretion AAA-ATPase EccA: protein MSGENRNAQRVFDAGVLSMGIQIDGLEVDRDIGYAARAFQRATEYDPDMCDAWLGRAAAGETTAEVIHHLHRTSKSLGREQRRLGLPPRALCGRFETGLYVDYTLSSMTEVKLAYVASLIQGKDYDEAEQTLDELAATRATMPDPATDDICAYMRGILYFTTQRWPDVLTALAHSADFTDPYLAAGAHLMVGSACAQMGLFGEGLRRLDQALEGPIPAARRAAEFCKGLTLREMGDEPEARKIFERIYSEEPAFEANYAALKDPKYRLVITTNEVIESRTDKWDPTSSPTSADLDAESMTERGNEHLRAAQEELDRQVGLAEVKLQVAKLRSAAQLAKMREDKGLSTGSRSLHLAFTGPPGTGKTTIARVVAKTYCGLGLLESLNVVEAKRQDFVGQHLGSTAIKTSALIDTAMGGVLFIDEAYTLIQTGLSGGDAFGREAVDTLLARMENDRDRLVVIIAGYDAEIDRFLASNEGLSSRFTKRIRFPSYGPTELGDIGRLIAKSRDSELSPDAYDELVNVCTRLCGEQSTDHDGNVRKSIDLAGNGRFVRNVIEVAEEERAYRLTEGLDSGLHSLDEDALVRIEGSDMKAALAGILQTLNLN, encoded by the coding sequence ATGAGTGGTGAGAACAGGAACGCGCAGCGTGTCTTCGATGCGGGGGTGCTCTCGATGGGCATTCAGATTGATGGTCTGGAGGTGGACCGCGATATCGGCTACGCGGCACGGGCATTCCAGCGGGCAACCGAGTACGACCCGGACATGTGCGACGCCTGGCTTGGCCGCGCGGCCGCGGGCGAGACCACCGCGGAGGTAATTCACCATCTGCACCGGACCAGCAAGTCGCTGGGACGCGAGCAGCGTCGGCTGGGGCTGCCACCGCGGGCGCTCTGCGGGCGTTTCGAAACCGGTCTTTACGTGGATTACACGTTGAGTTCGATGACCGAAGTCAAGCTGGCCTACGTGGCAAGCCTAATTCAGGGCAAAGACTATGACGAAGCCGAGCAGACGCTCGACGAACTCGCTGCCACACGCGCCACCATGCCCGATCCGGCCACCGACGATATCTGCGCCTACATGCGCGGCATCCTGTACTTCACCACCCAACGCTGGCCCGATGTACTGACGGCACTGGCACATTCCGCGGACTTCACCGACCCGTACCTGGCCGCGGGAGCCCACCTCATGGTGGGCTCCGCGTGCGCACAGATGGGTTTGTTCGGCGAAGGGCTGCGACGCCTCGACCAAGCGCTCGAAGGCCCGATCCCGGCTGCTCGCCGGGCCGCCGAATTCTGCAAGGGCCTCACGCTGCGGGAAATGGGCGACGAGCCCGAAGCGCGGAAGATCTTTGAGCGAATCTACAGTGAAGAGCCCGCGTTTGAGGCCAATTACGCGGCCCTCAAAGACCCCAAGTACCGCCTTGTCATCACGACCAACGAAGTGATCGAATCCCGTACCGACAAATGGGATCCCACCAGCTCGCCCACCTCGGCTGACCTTGACGCCGAGAGCATGACCGAACGCGGTAACGAACACCTGCGCGCCGCCCAGGAAGAGCTCGACCGCCAGGTCGGCCTAGCCGAGGTCAAACTGCAGGTGGCCAAACTCCGATCGGCGGCGCAGCTGGCGAAAATGCGTGAAGACAAAGGACTCAGCACCGGTTCACGTAGCCTGCATCTGGCGTTCACCGGTCCGCCGGGAACCGGTAAGACGACGATCGCACGCGTGGTAGCTAAAACCTATTGCGGGCTCGGGCTTCTGGAATCGCTGAATGTCGTCGAAGCAAAGCGGCAGGACTTCGTCGGTCAACACCTCGGCAGCACCGCGATCAAGACGAGCGCGTTGATCGACACCGCCATGGGCGGTGTGCTTTTCATCGACGAGGCTTACACGCTGATTCAAACCGGTCTGTCGGGCGGAGACGCGTTCGGACGCGAGGCGGTCGACACGCTGTTGGCCCGGATGGAAAACGACCGTGACCGCCTGGTGGTGATCATCGCCGGGTACGACGCGGAGATCGACCGCTTCCTGGCGTCTAACGAAGGCCTCTCCTCGCGATTCACCAAACGGATCAGGTTCCCGTCCTACGGCCCGACCGAGTTGGGCGACATCGGTCGGCTGATCGCGAAGTCGCGCGACTCCGAGCTGTCGCCGGACGCCTACGACGAATTGGTGAACGTCTGCACGCGGTTGTGCGGCGAGCAGTCCACCGATCACGACGGCAACGTCCGCAAGAGCATCGATCTGGCCGGCAACGGGCGCTTTGTGCGCAACGTGATCGAGGTGGCCGAGGAGGAACGCGCCTACCGACTCACCGAGGGTCTGGACTCGGGGCTGCACAGCCTCGACGAGGATGCGCTGGTGCGCATCGAAGGAAGCGACATGAAAGCGGCGTTGGCCGGCATTCTGCAGACGCTGAATCTGAACTAG
- a CDS encoding YbaB/EbfC family nucleoid-associated protein gives MTGGLADSLIARIEKQRDLLQAMDQHCKSISVRATSRCESVSVEVDGLGAMTGLWLGDNAYHNGSEALARLIVDTAQAAAQAAVQRQRYLIEEFRDRMSALQQAPLIRRDGTTFQPASPVVTTPPKTRPS, from the coding sequence TTGACCGGCGGACTTGCGGATTCGTTGATCGCGCGCATCGAGAAGCAGCGCGACTTGCTCCAAGCGATGGACCAGCACTGCAAGTCCATCTCGGTGCGTGCCACGAGTAGGTGTGAGTCGGTGAGTGTCGAAGTCGACGGCCTGGGTGCGATGACGGGGTTATGGCTAGGAGATAACGCCTACCACAACGGATCTGAAGCACTGGCACGGCTGATCGTCGACACCGCGCAGGCGGCTGCGCAGGCAGCCGTGCAGCGGCAGCGTTACTTGATCGAGGAATTCCGCGACCGCATGAGCGCGCTACAACAGGCGCCCCTCATCCGGCGCGACGGCACGACGTTTCAGCCCGCTTCACCGGTGGTTACGACGCCGCCGAAGACGAGGCCGAGTTGA
- a CDS encoding FAD-dependent oxidoreductase has translation MSNTVASVFDRLVNAEPPGRKRLVFDTACVVGGSIAGLLAARVLSDFARHVVIIERDELGDRASRPGVPQGHQLHVALAAGRRWMDRWLPGFSEEALARGAVRITSEDQTLDGDLVARSSPHYEMLGATRPLLESAVRTKVLSLANISVQRAQARGLRYRDGAVAGIEFVGRSGAAVLEVDFVVDAMGRSSRLSRWVSDAGFDRPRLERLALPINYATAIFERSEASADSGGTSTLSIFSPGNTVDGVAIASAAEVENDQWMVCLIGCGDDRPGQTADDFRAKCAQLESVYATATAGRISRDVATYHQTESRRRHFTGLDNFPARLVCVGDAVASFNPVYGQGMSSAALQASCLSSYLSDAGGFDSVARDFFRLQRVVVDAAWDVSTAGDRARLDFLNGAAITEVTRHQRWSQDQIVRATLADSSIAELYSDVRYMLRHPSALAHPALLERAVAINSASSSAAS, from the coding sequence ATGTCGAATACCGTAGCTTCCGTCTTCGACAGACTGGTCAACGCCGAGCCACCCGGCCGGAAGCGACTTGTATTCGACACCGCCTGCGTGGTCGGTGGCAGCATCGCCGGGCTGCTCGCCGCCCGGGTACTTTCCGACTTTGCCCGCCACGTCGTCATCATCGAGCGCGATGAACTCGGCGATCGAGCGTCGCGCCCCGGCGTGCCCCAGGGACATCAACTACACGTGGCGTTGGCGGCCGGGCGGCGGTGGATGGACCGATGGCTTCCCGGTTTCAGCGAAGAGGCGCTGGCACGAGGGGCCGTCAGGATCACTTCCGAGGATCAGACACTCGACGGCGATTTGGTGGCGCGAAGTTCCCCCCACTACGAAATGCTCGGCGCCACGCGGCCCTTGCTCGAGTCAGCGGTTCGTACCAAGGTGTTGTCACTGGCCAACATCTCCGTGCAGCGTGCACAGGCGAGGGGTCTGCGATATCGAGACGGCGCGGTAGCGGGGATCGAGTTCGTCGGTCGTTCCGGTGCGGCCGTATTGGAAGTCGACTTTGTCGTCGACGCGATGGGTCGGTCCAGCCGGCTATCGCGTTGGGTCAGCGATGCCGGCTTCGACCGTCCGCGACTGGAGCGGTTGGCCCTCCCCATCAACTACGCGACGGCCATCTTCGAGCGCTCCGAGGCATCGGCGGATTCCGGTGGCACCTCAACCTTGTCGATCTTCAGTCCAGGTAACACCGTCGACGGTGTCGCCATTGCGAGCGCCGCCGAGGTCGAAAATGACCAATGGATGGTCTGTTTGATCGGTTGCGGGGATGACCGGCCGGGGCAGACGGCCGACGATTTCCGGGCTAAATGCGCCCAACTCGAATCCGTTTATGCGACAGCGACGGCCGGAAGGATCAGCCGTGACGTCGCCACATACCACCAGACAGAAAGCAGGCGGCGGCATTTCACCGGCCTGGACAACTTTCCGGCCAGGCTGGTCTGCGTCGGAGACGCGGTGGCGTCCTTCAATCCCGTCTACGGGCAGGGCATGTCCTCGGCCGCGCTGCAGGCATCCTGCCTGTCCTCGTATTTGTCGGATGCCGGTGGATTCGACTCCGTTGCACGGGATTTCTTCCGCCTTCAGCGGGTAGTGGTGGACGCGGCGTGGGACGTGTCGACCGCCGGTGACCGTGCGCGTCTAGATTTCCTGAACGGCGCGGCGATAACCGAAGTCACGCGTCACCAGCGATGGAGTCAGGATCAGATAGTACGTGCCACGCTTGCCGACAGCAGCATCGCGGAACTCTATAGCGACGTTCGGTACATGCTGCGTCATCCGTCTGCGCTCGCGCATCCCGCGCTCTTGGAGCGGGCCGTGGCAATCAACTCGGCCTCGTCTTCGGCGGCGTCGTAA
- a CDS encoding metal ABC transporter solute-binding protein, Zn/Mn family: MDGRPGRHRFTVSAALGMVAILLGTVACSGGNGPQSGSNGTSSSGAGSKIAVIATINAWGSIAAQLGGDRVQLTSIITNPNTDPHSYEPSAADARMVADAAIVVENGIGYDAWADKMIAADPNPRRAVVNVGDTVGIPAGGNPHQWYSPDSVTKVSNAITAAYKKADPNDSAYFDQQNQQFLNQGLSNYHSLIASIKAKYAGTPVGASESIFSPLSDALGLNLITPPEFLKAISEGTDPAPPDKATIDHQIATKAIKVYVLNSQNNTPDVQAQVDAAKNQGIPVTTVTETLSPASASFQDWQSAQLSALADALHTAIGK, translated from the coding sequence ATGGACGGTCGACCCGGTCGGCACAGGTTCACGGTATCGGCAGCGCTGGGCATGGTCGCGATACTGCTCGGTACGGTTGCGTGTAGCGGCGGCAACGGGCCGCAATCCGGATCCAATGGCACGAGCAGCAGCGGGGCCGGCTCCAAAATCGCTGTCATCGCGACGATCAACGCGTGGGGCAGCATCGCCGCACAGCTCGGTGGTGACCGAGTCCAGCTGACCAGCATCATCACCAATCCCAACACCGACCCGCACAGCTATGAGCCGTCGGCCGCTGATGCGCGCATGGTCGCCGACGCGGCGATCGTGGTCGAAAATGGCATCGGCTACGACGCCTGGGCCGACAAAATGATTGCGGCCGACCCGAATCCGCGGCGAGCAGTTGTCAATGTCGGTGACACCGTCGGGATCCCTGCGGGAGGCAACCCGCACCAGTGGTATTCACCCGACTCGGTCACCAAGGTGTCCAACGCGATTACCGCCGCTTACAAGAAGGCGGACCCGAACGACTCGGCGTATTTCGATCAGCAGAACCAGCAGTTCCTCAACCAGGGCCTGTCCAACTACCACAGCTTGATCGCCAGCATCAAAGCCAAGTACGCCGGGACGCCGGTCGGTGCCAGCGAATCGATCTTTTCCCCCCTCTCAGATGCGTTGGGGCTGAACCTGATTACGCCACCGGAGTTCCTCAAGGCAATCAGTGAAGGCACCGATCCGGCACCGCCGGACAAGGCGACCATTGACCACCAGATCGCAACAAAGGCGATCAAGGTGTATGTGTTGAACAGCCAAAACAACACCCCGGACGTGCAGGCCCAGGTCGACGCGGCCAAGAATCAGGGCATTCCCGTCACCACTGTGACCGAGACACTGTCGCCGGCAAGCGCGTCGTTTCAAGATTGGCAATCCGCGCAGTTGTCCGCACTGGCGGATGCTCTACATACGGCCATAGGAAAATAG
- a CDS encoding metal ABC transporter ATP-binding protein, with product MTVADPGPAGQQVNPAPPAGEIAVRMRGASAVVGGKTVWSDVSLDVAAGEFVAVLGPNGCGKSTLLKVLLGLTPSHGVVEVLGARPGRRNNRIGNLPQRRAFDASVPIRGIDVVSLGLDGARWGTPLPWFTRVIAPRRFAERRRRLEQVIELVGATDYARRPIGRCSGGEQQRLLIAQALIRRPELLLLDEPLDSLDVPSQAGISALVGDICRRERVAVVMVAHDVNPILPYLDRVIYIAGGSAVIGSPEEVITADQLSALYGIPIEVLHDRAGHLFVVGQPDAAPSQIAGVRA from the coding sequence ATGACCGTCGCGGATCCCGGACCAGCCGGCCAGCAGGTCAACCCGGCGCCGCCGGCCGGGGAGATCGCGGTCCGGATGCGCGGTGCCTCGGCCGTGGTGGGCGGCAAGACGGTGTGGTCGGACGTGTCCCTCGACGTCGCCGCAGGCGAGTTCGTTGCGGTACTGGGGCCTAACGGCTGCGGAAAGTCGACGCTGCTGAAAGTGCTTCTGGGGCTGACACCGTCGCACGGCGTGGTCGAGGTCCTGGGTGCGCGCCCCGGCCGGCGCAATAACCGGATCGGGAACCTGCCACAGCGGCGCGCATTCGACGCCAGCGTGCCCATCCGCGGCATCGACGTGGTGTCCCTGGGGTTGGACGGTGCGCGGTGGGGAACGCCGTTGCCCTGGTTCACCCGGGTTATCGCCCCGCGACGGTTCGCGGAACGGCGACGACGGCTCGAGCAGGTAATCGAACTGGTCGGTGCCACCGACTATGCCCGGCGTCCGATCGGGCGCTGCTCCGGTGGTGAACAGCAGCGGCTGCTGATCGCCCAAGCCCTTATCCGCCGGCCGGAACTGCTGTTGCTCGACGAGCCGCTCGACAGCCTCGATGTGCCCAGCCAGGCCGGGATCAGTGCTCTGGTCGGCGACATCTGCCGCCGAGAGCGCGTCGCGGTGGTCATGGTGGCCCACGACGTGAACCCGATCCTGCCCTACCTGGATCGCGTCATTTACATCGCCGGCGGGTCGGCCGTGATCGGATCCCCCGAGGAGGTGATCACCGCCGATCAGCTCAGCGCGCTCTACGGCATCCCAATCGAAGTGCTTCACGACCGGGCCGGGCACCTGTTCGTTGTCGGCCAGCCCGATGCCGCTCCCTCGCAGATCGCCGGAGTGCGGGCATGA